One Methylorubrum extorquens genomic window, CCCGCGTGTTCCTGGCGCCGACGCGCTTCGCCGCCGGCATTCCGCACAAGGTCCACGAGGCGGTGGCGCGCGGTCTGCCCTGCGTCGTCACGCCGATTCTCGCCGATCAGGTCGGCTGGGCGGACGGCGCCGGCTTCCTCGTGCGCGACTGGCGCGACCCGACACCCTTCGCCGAAGCGCTGGTGGCGCTGCACGAGGACGCCGCCCTGTGGGAGGGCGTCCGAGCGAAGGGCAGCGAAAAAATCGCCGAGGATTGCGACACCGAGGCCTTCACAGCCGCGATCCGGGCCCTGTGCGAGGCGCAGGTGGTGGCATGAGCGCATCCCCCATCGCCCGCCTCGTCGGCCTTGCCAGCGGGCTCCTGCGCCGCGCCGTGATCGGCCGCGTCCCGAAGCTGTTCGATGCCGCCTATTACCGCGAGCGCAATCCGGGCGTGGCACGCAGCGGCCTTGACCCGTTCCTGCACTACGCGTGGTTCGGTGCCCGCCGGGACCGGAACCCGAACGCGGATTTCGACACAGCCTTCTATCGCCGGCAGAGCGGCCGGACCCGGCTCGACCCCCTGCGCCACTACGGGCAGGTCGGCGCGGCGCAGGGCCTCGACCCGAGCCCCGGCTTCAGCACCAGCCTCTATCTCGCCCGCTATCCCGATGTGGTCGCGGCGGGGATCAACCCACTCCTGCACTTCCGCACCGATGGCCGGGCGGAGGGGCGGGAGGCGGCGCCTTCGCCGATCGAGCCCGACCGCCTGCGGGCGCTCGACGGCGTGGCCGAGGATCACAGCGTCACCCTGCCGGCGGCCGAGGGCGGGCGCTTCGCCCTGACGCTGCTGCGCGACAGCCCGCTCGACCGCGCCGCGGATTTCGCGCCGCGCTTCTGCCTCCAGCTCTGCGTCGACGGCGTCGAGTACGACGCCCTGCTCGACGCGTTCCGCGCCTTCGAGGCGGGGGCGCAGGCCTCACTCGCCCTGGAGATCGACACAGGCGCCGGCCCGCACCCGCCGATGCCGACGCAACTCCTCGCCTTCGAGCGCTGCTTCGTCTCGCGCTCTGGCTACGGCCGGGTGCTGCATCTGCGCTACGCGGAAGTGCGCGCCTGGGACCTGCGCCTCAAGCGGCCCGGCGTGGCGGCCGTGTTCCCCGGCGGCCATTTTTCCGCGCGGACGCTGGCGAAAGGGGAGGGGTGGCCAGCGGTCTGAGCCCCGCTCGGGACATCGTTCCGAAAGGTCATAACCCGGCGACGAGCCCCCCCTTCTCCATCCGCGCACCTCAGGATGAGGGCGGTGGATGGGAGGCGCGGCCCCGCGCTGCCGTCAGACCGTCCGCTCCGAAAAGATCGCCTTCTTGACGATGGCGTGGACGCCCCAGTTGCCATCGACCACCTGGGTGATGCCGAAATCGACCGCGACCGACATCAGCGAGATCGCCTCGTCCTCGGTCAGCCCCTTCGCCTGCATCAAGAACTGGCGCATCTTGCGGAAGGCGTCGCGCATGGCGAGGTCGAGGGAGGATTTTTGGAAGATCGCGTTCTGCGCGTCGGCCCCAAGATCCTTGAGGTAGTTCGGGTAGCTGAAGCCCGAGAGCACCCAATCGTCGGTGGTTTCGATCATCGGGAAGTCGAGGGCCTCCAGCGAGGTGCCGGCGAGATCGGCCCGTTTGTGCAGGACGAACTGGAAGGTACCGGTGAGCGAGCACTCGATCGCCGTGCCGCAGAGTTCGGAATCGCCCTGGCTCGCATGGGGATCGCCCACCGAGAACAGCGCGCCCGGCACGGCGACCGGGTAGTACATCGTCGCGCCCTTGCCGATGCGCCAGTTGTCGATGTTGCCGCCGGTGTAGCTCGGCGGGATCGAGTTCACCATTTCCGCCTCGGCCGGCGCCACGCCCATCGTGCCGAAATGCGGCCGGATCGGCACGCGGATGCCCTTCAAGACGTCGAAGCTGCGCTTTGTCTTCGTGTGATCGACCGGCAGGCCGGGATAGTCGATCGTCGGGTGCTCGCGGCCGTCCGGGTCGGTCACGCCCGGCCAGGGGAAGCTGTAGACGGCCTTGGCCCAGTCGCGCTCGCCCGAGGCATCGACCTCGTAGATGGTGAGCACCTCGCGTTTGTTGCCCCCCAGCATGTCGTTGTAGTGGTAGCCCCACCACGCCGCCGCGTTGCTGCCGAAGGTCCGGCCCTTGAACTTCGGGTTGGCCGAGGGGCGCGGGGCTACATCGAGAATGCGCACCTCCAGCACGTCGCCGGGCTCCGCGCCGCGGATCGCAACCGGGCCGGTGCAGATATGGACGCCGAGCCCGCCGCCGGGACCGAGCTTGGAATCCTCCGGTCCGGCGCCGCGGCGCGCGACGCCCTTCTTCTCTTTGGTCCAGAGGAACACGCTCTCGGCGCCGGGATCACCCGTCACCATCCGCTCGGCGTCGTCGTTGGCGTGGTGGGTCAGGGTCTCGATGGTGACGAAGTCGCCCGACTCGATCTCGACCTGGGGTTTGAGGGTCTTCGAGAAGTAGCCCCAGTGGATGGTCTCGGCATTGGCCGGCAGGTGGTAATGGGCGGTCTGTTTCAGACGGA contains:
- a CDS encoding acetamidase/formamidase family protein, coding for MCLGDDPTCAAFAEHRLRYRRDMEPERRAFLKSSFVATGGAAALAAGGLSLVSPALAQSSALRLKQTAHYHLPANAETIHWGYFSKTLKPQVEIESGDFVTIETLTHHANDDAERMVTGDPGAESVFLWTKEKKGVARRGAGPEDSKLGPGGGLGVHICTGPVAIRGAEPGDVLEVRILDVAPRPSANPKFKGRTFGSNAAAWWGYHYNDMLGGNKREVLTIYEVDASGERDWAKAVYSFPWPGVTDPDGREHPTIDYPGLPVDHTKTKRSFDVLKGIRVPIRPHFGTMGVAPAEAEMVNSIPPSYTGGNIDNWRIGKGATMYYPVAVPGALFSVGDPHASQGDSELCGTAIECSLTGTFQFVLHKRADLAGTSLEALDFPMIETTDDWVLSGFSYPNYLKDLGADAQNAIFQKSSLDLAMRDAFRKMRQFLMQAKGLTEDEAISLMSVAVDFGITQVVDGNWGVHAIVKKAIFSERTV